The Nitrospira sp. genome window below encodes:
- a CDS encoding STAS domain-containing protein: MPITQRTSPRATVVHIDDVFTHRNRKDFSYAVKTFKESTSTHLIVNLRDATYVDSAAVGLLALTSQQLTADERMFSLVGPQGTVKTILEMANLDRMIPVFPTEEAATAARPA; encoded by the coding sequence ATGCCGATTACTCAACGAACGTCACCCAGGGCCACCGTGGTACACATCGACGATGTCTTTACGCACCGGAACCGGAAAGACTTTTCCTATGCGGTGAAGACGTTTAAGGAGTCCACGAGCACCCATCTGATCGTCAATTTGCGCGATGCCACGTATGTGGATAGTGCCGCGGTCGGCTTGCTGGCGCTGACGTCCCAACAGCTCACGGCGGACGAGCGGATGTTCAGCTTGGTCGGGCCACAAGGCACGGTCAAAACGATTCTTGAGATGGCAAATCTTGACAGGATGATTCCTGTGTTCCCGACCGAGGAGGCGGCAACTGCAGCTCGACCCGCATGA
- a CDS encoding STAS domain-containing protein, giving the protein MAMQVKERPVPNGVVLELTGDLTYANREQFKTAVEAVRQKGCRHLILNMSEVRFVDSSGLGLLALVSQNFKLGQGKVSMLKPQSYVREIMSLANIQRLIPVYDSEQEALAGQQRAA; this is encoded by the coding sequence ATGGCCATGCAAGTGAAGGAACGTCCTGTGCCGAACGGTGTGGTTCTGGAGTTGACCGGCGATCTCACGTACGCGAATCGTGAACAATTCAAAACGGCCGTCGAAGCGGTTCGACAGAAGGGCTGCCGGCACCTCATCTTGAATATGTCTGAGGTGCGATTTGTCGACAGTTCCGGATTAGGCCTGCTCGCACTGGTGTCGCAGAATTTTAAATTGGGCCAAGGGAAAGTGAGTATGCTGAAGCCGCAAAGTTACGTGCGAGAAATTATGAGCTTAGCGAACATTCAGAGGCTCATTCCTGTCTACGATAGTGAGCAAGAGGCCTTGGCCGGACAGCAACGGGCGGCGTGA
- a CDS encoding fused response regulator/phosphatase, which produces MTRETSLVKREALFVKRDVMGSNMKHETSESETRDASRETLHAVGASRTVLVVDDEPTARIAMAARLKRLGYRVIEAVDGKSGLDALRRERPDLTILDWMMPDINGPAFCERVRQDPELLTSQILMMTSHDQPEQIAEGLARGADDFLSKAASKYEIMARVQTGMRAASLIRRLEDVTEDIRRKQAILEHELQSAARYVESLLPSPGTLVPGVRMVHTYRPSLGLGGDLFNTVSWGDGVLGLYLLDASGHGVSAALRSASLATFLRRGNVLRHVGSTDPGAILTEANRQFPLTEDGNYFTIIVARLDTRTWTLSYATAGHNGAFLQRSSGEVCWLAQPNLPLGFDGSTTYATTDLTIAPGDRLYLLSDGLYEVPDSHGELWGQERLEETIRRFGMAPMTEVVSGAVAEAIRWQSHEQFPDDVALMGVEIAV; this is translated from the coding sequence GTGACGCGTGAAACGTCGCTTGTGAAACGTGAAGCGTTGTTCGTGAAGCGTGACGTGATGGGAAGTAATATGAAGCATGAAACGTCAGAATCTGAAACGAGAGACGCTTCACGAGAGACGCTTCACGCAGTTGGGGCATCACGGACCGTGCTGGTGGTGGACGATGAGCCGACCGCACGTATCGCGATGGCGGCGCGACTCAAGCGGCTTGGGTATCGTGTGATCGAAGCGGTCGACGGTAAATCCGGACTGGATGCGCTTCGTCGGGAGCGACCGGATCTGACGATTCTCGATTGGATGATGCCCGATATCAATGGTCCTGCCTTTTGTGAACGGGTCCGTCAGGACCCTGAACTCCTCACGAGTCAGATTCTCATGATGACGAGTCACGATCAGCCTGAGCAGATCGCCGAGGGGTTGGCCCGTGGGGCCGATGACTTTCTCAGCAAGGCCGCCAGTAAGTACGAAATTATGGCCCGTGTTCAAACCGGGATGCGCGCTGCGAGCTTGATTCGACGATTGGAAGATGTGACGGAGGACATTCGCCGGAAGCAAGCGATACTCGAGCACGAACTCCAGTCCGCCGCACGCTACGTCGAATCGTTGCTCCCGTCACCCGGCACCCTCGTGCCCGGGGTGCGGATGGTGCATACCTATCGTCCCTCTCTTGGCTTAGGAGGCGATCTGTTCAACACCGTGTCGTGGGGCGATGGGGTGCTGGGACTGTATCTGCTCGATGCCTCCGGACATGGTGTGTCGGCGGCGCTACGCTCTGCCTCCCTTGCCACGTTCTTACGCAGAGGCAATGTGCTTCGCCATGTCGGGTCGACTGATCCCGGTGCGATCCTCACGGAAGCCAATCGACAGTTTCCACTGACGGAAGACGGGAACTACTTTACGATCATTGTTGCCAGACTTGATACCCGAACCTGGACGCTGTCCTATGCGACAGCCGGGCACAACGGCGCCTTTCTTCAACGGTCCTCAGGAGAGGTGTGCTGGTTAGCTCAACCCAATTTGCCGCTTGGGTTCGACGGCTCGACGACCTATGCCACGACGGATCTGACGATCGCGCCGGGTGATCGGCTGTATCTGTTGAGCGATGGTCTTTATGAAGTTCCGGACTCACACGGCGAATTATGGGGACAAGAGCGACTGGAAGAGACGATTCGCCGGTTCGGCATGGCGCCCATGACTGAGGTGGTGTCCGGGGCGGTTGCCGAGGCGATCAGATGGCAAAGCCATGAACAATTTCCCGATGATGTGGCGTTGATGGGGGTTGAGATTGCTGTGTGA
- a CDS encoding chemotaxis response regulator protein-glutamate methylesterase: MPKIRVLTVDDSALMRQVLAALLAKDPDIDVVGAAPDPFIAREKIKALNPDVLTLDVEMPKMDGLTFLEKLMRGHPMPVVMVSSLTEAGCQTTLRALELGAVDFITKPKIDLREGMDEIAQDLIAKVKAAAAARVRPLSVKREASESVTNGASRGTLHEGRFTNDVSRTAMIKTTDTIIAIGSSTGGTEAVKDVLEVLPPNTPPILITQHMPERFTKTWAERLNSLCRISVKEAEDGDSVLPGHALIAPGNFHMTLVRSGARYTVRLNQDHPVNRHRPSVDVMFASVAQYAGANAIGVILTGMGGDGAKELLTMKQAGAFTIAQDEASCIVFGMPKEAIKAGGVDKVLPLHEIAGSILAHVSH; the protein is encoded by the coding sequence ATGCCGAAAATTCGCGTACTAACGGTTGACGATTCGGCGCTGATGCGGCAAGTGCTCGCTGCCTTGCTCGCAAAAGATCCGGATATTGACGTCGTCGGTGCCGCTCCGGATCCGTTCATTGCACGAGAGAAGATCAAAGCGCTGAATCCCGACGTGCTGACGCTCGATGTCGAAATGCCTAAAATGGACGGCCTGACATTCCTCGAAAAACTGATGCGCGGGCACCCGATGCCGGTGGTGATGGTGAGCTCGCTGACGGAAGCCGGCTGTCAGACCACTTTGCGCGCACTGGAGTTGGGGGCCGTGGATTTTATTACCAAGCCAAAGATCGATCTTCGAGAAGGCATGGACGAGATCGCGCAGGATCTCATTGCGAAGGTGAAAGCCGCCGCGGCGGCGCGAGTGCGACCGTTAAGCGTGAAGCGTGAAGCGTCCGAATCCGTGACGAACGGCGCTTCACGAGGGACGCTTCACGAGGGACGCTTCACGAACGACGTTTCACGAACGGCGATGATCAAAACCACCGACACAATCATCGCCATCGGGTCCTCGACCGGCGGCACCGAGGCCGTAAAAGATGTGTTGGAGGTGCTGCCACCCAATACCCCACCGATCCTGATCACCCAACACATGCCGGAGCGGTTTACCAAAACATGGGCGGAACGACTGAATAGTCTGTGTCGGATTTCAGTGAAAGAGGCGGAAGACGGTGACAGCGTCCTTCCCGGGCATGCGCTTATTGCCCCAGGGAATTTTCATATGACCCTGGTCCGGAGCGGGGCCCGCTACACGGTTCGACTCAATCAAGACCACCCGGTGAATCGGCACCGCCCATCGGTGGACGTGATGTTTGCCTCCGTCGCCCAGTATGCGGGCGCCAATGCCATCGGAGTCATTCTGACGGGGATGGGAGGCGACGGTGCGAAAGAACTCTTGACGATGAAACAGGCCGGCGCCTTCACGATCGCGCAGGACGAAGCGAGCTGTATTGTATTCGGGATGCCGAAGGAAGCCATCAAGGCCGGAGGGGTGGATAAAGTGCTGCCTCTCCATGAGATCGCCGGGTCGATTCTTGCTCACGTGAGCCATTGA
- a CDS encoding Hpt domain-containing protein, producing the protein MSQNPIFSLDEALSRVDHDRETFEMMIDLFLEHGPKDLADAKAALGVQNAVGVARSSHRLKGAILQFCAPASLDACKALEDTAKTGNLLHADALYATLEQELHRLLGALRHERDKGLAA; encoded by the coding sequence ATGAGTCAGAATCCGATCTTCAGTCTCGATGAAGCGCTTTCTCGAGTCGATCACGATCGAGAGACGTTTGAGATGATGATCGACCTGTTCCTCGAACACGGACCAAAAGACTTAGCCGACGCGAAAGCCGCACTGGGTGTCCAGAACGCGGTCGGCGTGGCCCGATCCAGTCATCGGCTGAAGGGAGCGATCCTTCAATTCTGCGCGCCGGCTTCCCTTGACGCGTGCAAGGCATTGGAGGACACGGCAAAGACCGGCAATCTCCTTCATGCCGACGCGCTCTATGCTACGTTGGAACAGGAACTCCACCGTCTTCTGGGCGCCTTGCGCCATGAACGGGACAAAGGACTTGCCGCATGA